Proteins encoded in a region of the Zea mays cultivar B73 chromosome 2, Zm-B73-REFERENCE-NAM-5.0, whole genome shotgun sequence genome:
- the LOC100191463 gene encoding UTP--glucose-1-phosphate uridylyltransferase-like, producing MAATAVSVDEKLDKLRAEVAKLSQISENEKAGFISLVSRYLSGEAEQIEWSKIQTPTDEVVVPYDTLTSPPEDLEETKKLLDKLVVLKLNGGLGTTMGCTGPKSVIEVRNGFTFLDLIVIQIESLNKKYGCNVPLLLMNSFNTHDDTQKIVEKYSNSNIEIHTFNQSQYPRIVTEDFLPLPSKGKSGKDGWYPPGHGDVFPSLNNSGKLDILLAQGKEYVFVANSDNLGAIVDIKILNHLINNQNEYCMEVTPKTLADVKGGTLISYEGRVQLLEIAQVPDEHVNEFKSIEKFKIFNTNNLWVNLKAVKRLVEAEALKMEIIPNPKEVDGVKVLQLETAAGAAIRFFDKAIGINVPRSRFLPVKATSDLLLVQSDLYTLVDGFVIRNPSRANPANPSIELGPEFKKVANFLARFKSIPSIVELDSLKVSGDVWFGSGITLKGKVTITAKSGVKLEVPDGAVFENKDVNGPEDL from the exons ATGGCCGCAACCGCGGTGTCGGTCGACGAGAAGCTCGACAAGCTTCGCGCCGAGGTCGCCAAACTCAGCCAGATCAG CGAGAACGAGAAGGCCGGGTTCATCAGCCTCGTGTCACGCTACCTCAG TGGGGAGGCGGAGCAGATCGAGTGGAGCAAGATCCAGACCCCGACCGATGAGGTAGTGGTGCCGTACGATACCCTCACGTCGCCTCCTGAAG ATCTCGAGGAGACGAAGAAGCTGCTGGACAAGCTCGTTGTGCTCAAGCTCAACGGAGGGCTCGGGACGACCATGGGCTGCACCGGACCCAA GTCTGTCATTGAAGTCCGCAATGGGTTCACATTCCTTGACCTTATTGTGATTCAAATCGAG TCCCTGAACAAGAAGTATGGATGTAATGTCCCTTTACTTCTGATGAACTCTTTCAATACCCATGATGACACACAGAAG ATCGTTGAGAAGTATTCCAACTCCAACATTGAAATTCATACTTTCAATCAG AGCCAGTATCCTCGCATTGTTACCGAGGACTTCTTGCCACTTCCAAGCAAAGGGAAATCTGGGAAGGATGGCTG GTATCCTCCAGGCCATGGTGATGTGTTCCCCTCTTTGAATAACAGTGGAAAACTCGACATCTTATTGGCTCAG GGCAAGGAGTATGTCTTCGTTGCTAACTCAGACAACTTGGGTGCTATAGTCGACATCA AGATCCTGAACCATCTGATCAATAACCAGAATGAATACTGCATGGAG GTTACTCCAAAAACATTGGCTGATGTTAAAGGCGGTACTCTCATCTCTTACGAAGGAAGAGTTCAG CTTTTGGAGATTGCCCAAGTACCTGATGAGCAT GTGAATGAGTTTAAATCAATCGAGAAGTTTAAGATATTCAACACTAACAACTT GTGGGTGAACCTTAAAGCTGTCAAGAGACTAGTAGAGGCTGAGGCACTTAAGATGGAAATTATTCCAAACCCCAAG GAAGTTGATGGTGTGAAAGTCCTTCAACTTGAAACTGCAGCTGGTGCAGCTATTCGT TTCTTTGACAAAGCGATTGGAATTAATGTTCCCCGCTCAAGATTTCTCCCGGTGAAGGCTACATCTGATTTATTGCTTGTGCAG TCTGATCTTTACACCTTGGTTGATGGCTTTGTCATCCGCAATCCATCCAGAGCGAATCCAGCTAACCCTTCGATTGAGCTTGGACCTGAGTTCAAGAAG GTTGCCAATTTCCTTGCTCGGTTCAAGTCCATCCCCAGCATCGTCGAGCTTGACAGCTTGaaggtttctggtgatgtctggtTTGGTTCTGGAATTACGCTCAAG GGCAAGGTGACAATCACCGCCAAGTCTGGAGTGAAGTTGGAGGTTCCAGATGGAGCTGTATTTGAAAACAAG GATGTCAATGGCCCTGAGGATCTTTAA
- the LOC109944071 gene encoding uncharacterized protein, protein MQGMTVAAPSPPSRGRSRPRKTTETSRSTSLRLESSAEERFCAATRRRISRRAVESAPAPLSCAEDELDFVSTQFRSRPKTKRGQIRFARGTPLSIRCLPYPTLDGSIRSTRRRYDSAWCGRDLPFLRMDPSNNATSSQSMSNSSIGQQFLPPPPMWPTAYMQQSAMDCNLVGNLNFPNPAQGPTTMWAPMHTGNTSSQSSMIPASQSAMYWNHYLNFVRNPLGPPEVNPFPDCIPPSNTSTPLQGSNTIPSIPVNLDSDAEHSVQDINSPEKNAPPIQKPKKAKEQNFTSPEDLLLCTTWLQISSDPVVHTGQRREGLWARIEKRNNEQRGNFPCRVNRALSSRWDKIRADVSKFAGYYARVLREKQSGLTDDDKTSKAATLFAHEENKNFQYMHC, encoded by the exons ATGCAGGGGATGACTGTAGCCGCCCCCTCGCCTCCTTCGCGCGGACGGAGCCGACCGCGGAAGACAACGGAAACTTCCCGCTCCACCTCGCTTCGCCTCGAATCGTCCGCGGAAGAGAGATTTTGCGCGGCGACGCGGCGGCGGATCTCCCGTCGGGCTGTGGAGTCGGCCCCGGCCCCGCTCAGTTGCGCAGAAGACGAACTCGACTTCGTCTCCACGCAGTTCCGTTCGCGACCGAAGACAAAGCGGGGTCAAATCCGCTTCGCACGAGGTACCCCGCTTTCGATTCGTTGCCTTCCGTATCCGACCTTGGACGGCTCCATCAGATCCACACGGAGACGCTACGATTCGGCGTGGTGCGGCCGAGATCTCCCCTTCTTAAG AATGGACCCATCAAACAATGCGACTTCTTCTCAGTCCATGTCAAACTCATCTATTGGCCAGCAGTTTCTTCCTCCACCCCCTATGTGGCCCACGGCTTACATGCAGCAGAGTGCTATGGATTGTAACCTCGTGGGAAACCTGAATTTTCCAAACCCTGCTCAAGGTCCGACAACAATGTGGGCACCCATGCATACAGGGAATACTTCTTCCCAATCTTCCATGATTCCGGCCTCTCAATCAGCTATGTACTGGAATCATTATTTGAATTTTGTGAGGAATCCTCTTGGGCCACCAGAAGTTAACCCATTTCCTGATTGCATTCCACCATCCAATACCAGTACACCATTGCAGGGTTCCAATACTATACCTTCCATACCTGTGAATTTGGACTCAGATGCAGAACATAGTGTTCAAGACATCAATAGTCCTGAAAAGAATGCACCTCCAATACAAAAACCCAAAAAGGCTAAGGAACAAAACTTTACTAGCCCTGAAGATCTTCTACTTTGCACAACCTGGTTGCAAATTAGCAGTGACCCTGTTGTGCACACTGGGCAACGTAGGGAGGGCCTTTGGGCTAGAATTGAAAAAAGAAACAACGAACAGAGGGGGAACTTTCCTTGCCGAGTTAACAGAGCGCTTAGCAGCAGATGGGATAAGATAAGAGCAGATGTAAGTAAGTTTGCTGGCTACTATGCAAGAGTTCTTAGAGAGAAACAAAGTGGGTTAACTGATGACGACAAG ACTTCGAAGGCCGCAACATTATTTGCACACGAGGAGAACAAAAATTTCCAGTACATGCATTGCTGA